The following proteins are encoded in a genomic region of Bubalus kerabau isolate K-KA32 ecotype Philippines breed swamp buffalo chromosome 15, PCC_UOA_SB_1v2, whole genome shotgun sequence:
- the LOC129628445 gene encoding olfactory receptor 5I1: MEFLDGNYTLVTEFILLGFPTLPELQIVLFLLFLTLYSLILMGNISLMMLIRVDLHLQTPMYFFLSNLSFVDLCYSSVIVPKMLVNFLSQNKSISYHGCALQFYFFCTFADTKSFILAAMAYDCYVAICNPLLYTAVMSRGICIWLIVLSYFGGNMSSPVHTSFAFILKYCDKNVINHFFCDLPPLLKLSCTDTSLNEWLLSTYGSSVEIICFIVIIISYFYILLSVLKIRSSSGRKKTFSTCASHLTSVAIYQGTLLFVYSRPSYLYSPNTDQIISVFYTIIIPVLNPLIYSLRNKDVKDAAKNVLKPKINSS, encoded by the coding sequence atGGAATTTTTAGATGGAAACTATACCTTGGTGACTGAGTTTATTCTGTTAGGGTTTCCAACTCTCCCTGAACTGCAGATTGTCCTGTTTCTCCTGTTTCTGACTTTGTACTCTCTGATTTTAATGGGGAACATCAGCTTAATGATGTTAATCAGGGTTGATCTGCACCTTCAAacccccatgtactttttccttagTAACCTATCCTTTGTAGACCTTTGCTATTCTTCAGTCATCGTTCCCAAAATGCTTGTCAACTTCCTCTCTCAGAACAAGTCCATTTCCTATCACGGCTGTGCCCTGCAGTTCTATTTCTTCTGTACTTTCGCAGATACCAAATCCTTTATCTTGGCTGCCATGGCGTATGACTGCTATGTCGCCATCTGTAACCCTTTACTGTACACGGCTGTGATGTCTCGGGGCATCTGCATATGGTTGATCGTCTTGTCATACTTTGGAGGCAATATGAGTTCCCCGGTGCACACATCCTTTGCATTTATTCTgaaatactgtgataaaaatgtCATTAATCATTTTTTCTGTGACCTCCCTCCCTTGCTTAAGTTATCGTGCACAGACACATCACTTAATGAGTGGCTTCTCTCCACATATGGCAGCTCAGTGGAAATTATCTGcttcattgtcatcatcatctcctacttttacattctccTCTCAGTCTTAAAGATCCGTTCTTCCAGCGGGAGGAAGAAGACCTTCTCTACCTGTGCTTCTCACCTGACATCCGTGGCCATCTACCAGGGAACTCTGCTTTTCGTTTACTCACGACCCAGCTACCTGTATTCTCCCAACACTGATCAAATCATCTCAGTGTTCTACACCATCATCATTCCAGTGCTGAATCCCTTGATTTATAGTTTGAGAAACAAAGATGTAAAAGACGCTGCTAAAAATGTCTTAAAACCAAAGATAAATTCCTCCTGA